The Chlorocebus sabaeus isolate Y175 chromosome 11, mChlSab1.0.hap1, whole genome shotgun sequence genomic interval CCGGGGCTTGTTCCTTATCCCCTACCTCAGTCCCCTTTCTTCGGGCCCTCCCCCTGGTGTTGTCCTCTCCCTGGCATGGCTCTGATGCAGCTTGGTGCTCTGTGGGGTGGCGAGGAGCGTGCTGGCTGCCTCAGTCTCAGGGATAGACGGGCAGGCTCCCTCCTGCTCTGGCTCCCGGTCGGGATTCCTGCTTGCTCCTTTCTGGCATATGGGTGTACCATGTCGAGGCTGTACCTTGGTGTACAGTATTGAGGCTGTATCTCGTTGTGCCCATATTGAGGCTGTTTGTTGGTGTACAGTATTGAAGCTGTATCTCGGTGTACGGTATCGAATCTGTCCCTCCGTGTGTCATATCAAGGCTGTATCTTGATGTACCGTATGGAGGCTGTACCTCAGTGTGCTGTATCAAGGCTGTATCTCGATGTATAATATCGAGGCTGGCTGATGTGTCCCCATCCCTCCTCCCCGCTGGTATGTGCAGGGCCACTGTGCACGTGCGGGTCAACGATGTGAACGAGTTTGCCCCAGTGTTTGTGGAGCGGCTGTACCGTGCAGCTGTGACAGAGGGAAAGCTGTATGATCGTATCCTGCGGGTGGAAGCCATTGATGGTGACTGCTCCCCCCAGTACAGCCAGATCTGCTACTACGAGATTCTCACACCCAACACCCCTTTCCTCATTGACAATGATGGTGAGTCCGCCCCTGGCTTCCCTGGCCACCCAGTTCCCCTTGTGCACCCACCTCCCTCAGGACAACCCGGGGTTCCACTCTCCACTTTCACCCCTCAGACCCTTGCCTCACCCTTCTTCCCAAATGGAGCCTTCCCTTCCCAGACACCTTTTCCCAGCGTCCTGCTGCCTAACCTGCCTGCTGCCCAATGAACTCGCacatcctcccatctctgccctgGGCTTTCTCCAGTGCTCTAACGCTCTGTCCTCCTGACCCCACCCCAGGGAACAttgagaacacagagaagctgcagtacagtggtgagaGGCTCTATAAGTTTACAGTGACGGCTTATGACTGTGGGAAGAAGCGGGCGGCAGATGACGCCGAGGTGGAGATTCAGGTGAAGcccacctgtaaacccagctggCAAGGTGAGAGCTCAGTGCTGGGCCCCGTCTTGTGAATCCTCTTTTTTCTtcgtctctctttctgtctcttctgaCAATCATGGGGGCTAGGCTAGGGCTTGGAGGATATTGGGGCAGATTTGCAGCTATCTCCTCTAGCCGGGCCATCCTGCCAGGAGTCCCAAACTGTCCATGGACATGGCAAGAGGAGCATGGAAAGGGGAGGCTGCTTTACCCTTCTCTCTCCCCATCGCCCTCTCTGTCTCACCCATGCAGGCTGGAACAAAAGGATCGAATATGCACCAGGCGCTGGGAGCTTGGCTTTGTTCCCTGGTATCCGCCTGGAGACCTGTGATGAACCACTCTGGAACATTCAGGCCACCATAGAGCTGCAGACCAGCCATGTGGCCAAGGGCTGCGACCGTGACAACTACTCAGAGCGGGCGCTGCGGAAACTCTGCGGTAGGTGTGCTCCCAACACTGCCTCAGGCCCATCCCTTCCCATCCAACCTCTCTCCAAACTTCTCCAAGTCTCTGCTTTATGTCACCTCTGGCCATCCACAGGTGTTTATCCATAGAGGTTGTGACACATGGTTAGCTTCTGTGGCCCAAAAGGCAGGTACATGTGTCTTTGGCAAAAATGCATAGTCGTTGCCCCAGACAGTCACGAGATGCATGGTGGAACGATGGTGGGGAGAGATGAAGAGCTGGAGAATGGGTTAACTGGGGAGATACTCTTAGAAGAGAGTTCATCCCTCTCTTGTCTTTGAAAGGCCACAAGAGGTGGCGAGTTATGCTGCAGGAAATCTTTTCCCATCAGTCcctctttccctgcctcctgcccatTTCACCATCTGCTGCTTCTTGGCTCTGACACTTGTGCCTCCTGGGGCTCCCACAGGTGCTGCCACTGGGGAGGTGGATCTGTTGCCCATGCCCGGCCCCAATGCCAACTGGACAGCGGGACTCTCGGTGCACTACAGCCAGGACAGCAGCCTGATCTACTGGTTCAATGGCACCCAGGCTGTGCAGGTGCCCCTGGGTGGCCCCAGTGGACTGGGTTCTGGGCCCCAGGACAACCTCAGTGACCACTTCACCCTGTCCTTCTGGATGAAGCATGGCGTAACTCCCAACAAGggcaagaaggaagaggaaaccaTCGTATGTAACACTGTCCAGAATGGTGAGCCTCCCCTCCAGGCACTAGCCAGAGAGGGAAACTGGCTTCTTTTCCTGCCTCTGTCACTGCCCATTGTGTGACTGTGAACAGGTCACTTCCCTTGTCTTCATTTGTGAGGTGCAAGTGCCAGGTGTGATATGCCTTGATTCTGTGCTTTATCCCGAACATGACATGTTGGATCCTACTGCGGTCAGAGTGCAATGGGATTCCTTGCTGCTACTCTCATTTTCAGTTGCCCAATCAACTTCCCTGTGTCCCACCATGTGGTAGGCTGCCCCCACGCCCTATCTCCACTCCCATTAAAGCTCCTCCATTGCAATGGGAAAGCCTGGGTAATGGTGTGCCCCATTCTTTCATCTTCCCATTTTGGGACTGGTTGGCCCCATCTCCGAGCCCTGTTCTTCCCCCAACTGCAGGGCCTACTCCACTGGAGAGGGCTCAGTCTTGACCTGCTCTTTCATTTCTAGCCACTTCTTCAACCTCATTTCTCTTGACCTTGACAACTCTTTTGAAAAGGGTTGTCACCCATGATGTATGTGTTAGCCAAAGGACTGATGAAGAGCTGGTGAGGGAGTGGGCCGCTGATGCTCCCCACTCAGCCAGCCAGGGTGCCTCAGAAGCCCAAGTTATCACTTGgactggagtgtgtgtgtgtgtgtgtgtgtgtgagagagagagagagagagagagaaacgctAGAGAATGAAGGAATGAGAGAGGATTAAGAGAATCCAGCGtcctctccttcctgctgctttgAACTtgttctggcctcagcctctgtaCTTGACCCCGTCCCCTTCCTGTGCCCTCAGAGGATGGCTTCTCTCATTACTCGCTGACTGTCCACGGCTGTAGGATTGCCTTCCTCTACTGGCCCCTGCTTGAGAGTGCCCGCCCAGTCAAGTTCCTCTGGAAGCTGGAGCAGGTGAGGCCAGAGCCAGGCTCCTGCGAGGGCTGAGTAGATGTGACTCACTTTTAGGAAAGGACCTTCTCTGGGCAGGGTCAGCATTTTCTGGGTTCCCCTTGCGTTCTCTTTGCTTCTCCACTTTCAGCCTCTGACCATTCTACTCCCAGGTCCTCTTGTTCCCTTTTCCCAAGGCTTGTTCCCTGCAGAAAGCActtctggattaaaaaaaaaaaaaaaggaacaaatgacTACTAACAGCAAACTCGACCAACCATCTATTTCCTCCCTGTTTTATTCCATCTCTCTCTTAAATAGAACTTTAACAGTGTATGTCCCTGACTCTCAGGCAGTTAGCCTGTTGTAATCAAGATAAGTCATTCTGAGGTACACAGGTTGGGTTTGAGTCTTGCCAAGGGAATTTGCTGGCTATGAAATCTTCATTAATATGTGTAAACTTCAGGGTTAAAAAAAACCCTATTAAATAGGGATAAAAAGAATTCTGTATCCCAGAGTCGTTAGGATTAAATGACGTAATAGACCCTTGTAGACTGAAAAGCACTCCCTCTGTATATGTTAATTCTCACTATTATCAGCCCTGATTATGGAgggataaataaaaatggataaaatatttaaaatcctctcttgaGCCAAGAGTTGCAGCCTCTTCATTATTTATTCTCCAGGCTGACCGCAAGGACCAGTGAGGACTAATTTGAGTTTTTACTCCTTCTGTTTCTCTTGTAAGTCCTAGTGGAGTGGCTGAGTAagcaaatggcaaaaaaaaaaaaaaaaaaaaaaaaaaaaaaaagcagaacagagaaagagaagtgcCCAGATAATTTATAAACTAGATAATTGAGGGCTATCTACAAAAGCTTTGCTGTCTGTGGCACTCTTTTAAAGAGACAGTCTGCCATTTGCTGCTTCTTGATTTCCGCCCCCCCACCACACGTTGCAAATATTGATAACGTTACCCTTGCTATCTTTCTTTAATTCAACCTCATTTAATCAACCACTATCTATCAAATACAACTAAGTCTCTGTCATTCAGCTAGGTTCTGGGGGTACAATGAGTGAAACAAAATCTTTGCCATCATTGAACTTACGTTTTAGTTGgggagataaatttttaaaaagtaaacagacatgtaaaaatgataaattgtgaTAAATGCTCTGAACACAGCAAGCAAGGGACTGGGACAGAGCATAGGGGGAGGCAAGGAGAGGAGAAGTCACCTTGGATTGGATGCTCCTGGGGGACCTGACTGAGGTGGAATTTAAGCCTAGTGCTAAAGGATGAGAAATAGCTGCCTGTGGGAAGAGAGTGGGAAGGttccaggaagagggaagagcagatgcaaaggccctgaggcaagaaAGAGCTCAGCATGTCCCAAGCATGAAAAGAGGGCCAGtgaggttggagtacagtgaacAAGGCTGGAGGTAAGTTGCAGAGATGGGCAGTGATCAGGTTGTACAGTGGACTTTTTCAGCAGGGTTAGTCTCGATTTTTGTCATATGAGAGATGGGAAATGTTTTTTGAAGGATTTAAAGCAGAGGCATGACCTgatcagatatatatataaatatatatgtgtgtatatatatattttttggtatggagtctcactctgtcactaggctggagtgcagtggtgtgatcttggctcactacaacctctgcctcccgggttcaagccattctcctgcctcagcctccctcgtagctgggactacaggcacctgccaccatgcccaactaatttttgtattttcagtagagacggtgtttcaccatgttggccaggatggtcttgatctcttgaccttgtgatccgcctgcctccgcctcctaaagtgctgggattacaggcgtgagtcaccgtgcctggccagatttacattttaacaagatccccttGGCAACTGTGGGATAGATATATTGAAGAGATCTAATGGTGACAGTAAACAGGACTGTTgcaacagtcttcatgaaaggagTTGGGGACATGACTGATGTGTGGCAATGGAGACGGAGAGTCCTGCACAGAAACCTGCAGCGTGTAGCTCTGCTTGGACCCGGGATCAGCAGCACCTGCTGACGGACTGGATGTGGAGGCTGAGGGAAAGGGAAGATCAAAGTTGTCTCCTGTGTCAGCCGCTTGAGCAGCTGGATGGATGATGGAGCATTTATACTGCTTGGGGAGAAACTGAGGGAGTTGGGAAAGGGCATGGACTTGCATCTTACATGTGTTAAATGTGAGATACTTGTGGACATCCAAGCAGAGAACCTGGCATTCAGAGGAGAATTCTGGGCTGGAGATGCAGGTTTTGGAGTTACCAGTGTATAACTATGGTACCCAAACCCATGGCAACAGATGAGGTGACTTCTAGGAAGAGAGTgtagagaggaaagagaagagggccTAGGTCTGAGCCTTGAGGAACCCCAACATTTGGAACTGGATGAGGCAGAGTACTGTCTGCCTCTTTTTCCTCTGACCATCCCCCAATCCATCTTGGCTGGCCCTAGGAGAGACTGCAAAGGGAAGCAGTATTTATTTTAGTGCTTAATGGTGGGTTAGAAGCTACCCTAGAgataacctgtaatcccagctacttgggaggctgagaggatcactggaggccaggagtttgagaccagcctaggcaacatagtgagagctcatctctaaaaaataaaaaaattagctggacgtggtggcacatacctgtagtcccagctaccccagaggctgaggtgggaggattgcttgagcccaggagtttgaggcttcagtgagctatgattgcaccactgcactccagcctgggggacagaaggaaaccccatctctagagtTTCCAGTGCCTTACATACATACGTAATACATAAGTTTTTGGGGGAAATGTATTCATGACAGTGTGTTACTCCTCTTAGGAATATTTATAGCTTTAAAGATTTCCCTGAAGAGTGGAATCTTTGCTACTAGGATGATTGCCTGATAGATTTTGAACAAGGATGTTATTCCTTGAGCTGGATAGGCAGCAAAGCACTAGTAAGCCCTATTGGTAGAACTGGGAATAGAGGGACTGTCCCCTGTCTCCCAGGAGACGGGGCAGTGCCTGGGGTTAGCTCTCTGAAGAGGAATTACCTGAGAGGCTCTTGCCCCTACCCTACTCGCCCAGGTCTGTGATGATGAGTGGCACCACTACGCTCTGAACCTCGAGTTCCCCACGGTCACACTCTACACCGATGGCATCTCCTTCGACCCTGCCCTCATCCATGACAATGGCCTCATCCACCCGCCCCGAAGGGAGCCTGCTCTCATGATTGGGGCCTGCTGGACTGGTAAGTCCCTCTGAGCTTCTCAGTGAAGACTCCAGTGGTTTAGGATTTGGGAAGGGAAGTAGGCTGGTGAGGAGCAAGGGCAGTCTGACGCGGTGGCTGAGGCCACCTCGTGCATCTCTCTGCAGCTGGGCAGGGTGACTCTGAAGATCTCCAGGGAAGGGACCACAGCCTCCCTCCCATATCTCCCACTAATCCAATGGGTCATCACCTCTGACTCAGAGGAATTAATTTCTCAGGCATCCCCAGACACTCTCTCTGTAACTCCGGCCCGTTTCCACTTTGTTCCATCAAAGTCACGATGACTTCCATAGCCTGTTCCCCTGCTCAAGGAGAGTAACCCCTTAGAGTGTCCTCAGTCTTTCAACTTTTAAGCCATTAAAAACCTTTTCTCCtcttgggagtgtgtgtgtgcacatgtgcctgCCTGTCTTACCAGAGCCCACGTGTTTCCTCAGCAGTATATCGTATTTGGGGGTTTGTCTCTAACAGAGGCTGGAGAGTTTGGGACATGACAAAAGAAGGGTTGGGGTTGAGCTGGGAGGTTGCAGGTTATACAGGGGAGGGTCAGAGTCCCATGTGAATATGAGAGCACTCATGGGGATGAGAGGAAGACGTCTCATTCCTCTCTGTCAATCTTTCCACATCCCTGAACTCATCaccactgtttcttttttatccccagaggagaagaacaaagagaaggaaaagggagacaaCAGTACAGACATCACCCAAGGTACTCTGTGTGTAAGAACTGGAGACCAGAGAGTTCTCATCCTCACTTTCTGTTCTGAGACCCCTTTTCCACCCCAAATTCTATCCAGCCTGTGACAGCCTCCTAGGCCACCAGGGGGcagagcctccaagaaatacagcaGGGCAGGGGCTCCTGGAGTGGTAAGGCCAGAGGCAGCTCGGCTGGGTTCTGGGTGTCCTGTCCTGCCCACAGAATGAAGAATGGGGCTCTCTTGGTGGCTTTCCATATGGCAGAAGGGAGTTGGCAGGAGTCAGGAGTCAGACACGCAGGAGGGGAAGGTCTGGGCATCTGTGAAGCTTGCTCACATCCATCCTGGTCTCCCTGCATGTCTGGAAAGGCGTCCTCTCCTGccacctcccccttcctccttgtTTTGATTCTTTCCTCCTGTTGgtcctgtttccttttcttcctccctcttatCTTTGTTGCTTCTACTTTTCACCCTTTTTCTTCTCCCCTGgctttattctctcttcttttgtctcATTTTCTCCCTTCTCCAGCCTCCCCTCTTATCTTCACTTCTCCTTCAcctctcatctctcttttttccttttttttttgtttccacatttctcctttttgttttctttcttgactcttctgctctttctctcctttccctttctctcagcCTTCATCCTTTTCCATCCTCCTCTCTTCTCACCTTCCGTCCTGCTCCTGTGTTCCCACCCTAGGAGACCCTTTGCCGATCCACCACTATTTCCATGGCTACCTGGCTGGTTTCAGCGTGCGCTCAGGTCGCCTGGAGAGCCGTGAGGTCATCGAGTGCCTCTATGCATGTCGGGAGGGGCTGGACTATAGGGATTTCGAGAGCCTGGGCAAAGGCATGAAGGTATTGCCCCATCCTCTAGCCCTGTTCTTCCCCGCatgccccctgcccctcccccttgCCCTACCCCTCTACCTCTgctcccttcctctcccacctcctggcCCTGCTCTCAGCTGTATCTGTATCTGGGGCCCAGGTCCACGTGAACCCCTCACAGTCCCTGCTCACCCTGGAGGGGGATGATGTGGAGACCTTCAACCATGCTCTGCAGCACGTGGCTTACATGAACACTCTGCGCTTTGCCACGCCCGGCGTCAGGCCCCTGCGCCTCACCACTGCTGTCAAGTGAGTGTTGGGTGGGGCAGGGCAAATCATTGAGCAGAGCCAGACTGTGTCACAGGTCCTTGGCCTAAGCCATCACTTAGAGCTAGGCATACCTCTTTTGTTTGATGGATGAGGAGACTGGGCCCTCAAATGGAGAGGGTCACAGAGCAATATTGGTAGAAGAGTCTGGACTACACTCAGATTTCTCAACAATCAATACGTTACTCTTTCTACCAAGTCACACTTCTAGGGTTTTCGGGCTTTAATCTCCTCTATGCCTCTGTGCTGATACGTAAAGTGGGACACAGGATTGGGAGTGGGGAGACCTGACATTAATTCTGACTCAATACGAATTGCTTGGATAACCTTGGGCAAATGGTGAGTCCTGGCTGCTTCACTTGTTTTAATCTTGCTTCACCAAGCTCTTGCAAGGTCACATACGATGACGTAAGTCTAGGGGTTGGCAGTCctaggccaaatctggcctgctgcctgtttttgtaaatagttGTATTGGAACACACCAGTGCCCATTCGTTTGCATATGTCTATGGCTACTTTCACACTGGGATGGCAGAACTGTGGGTAGTTGGGATAGAGATCATATGGCCCTGCAAACAGAACTATCTAATCCTtcatagaaaaagtttgctggccggccgtggtggctcacacctgtaatcccagcactttgggaggctgaggcagatggatcacgaggagttcaagaccagcctggccaacatggtgaaaccccgtctctactaaaaatacaaaaattagctgggcatggtggcacatgcctgtaatcccagctacttgggaggctgaggcaggataattgcttgaaccggggcctgggagatggaggttgcagtgagccgagattgtaccactgcactccagcctgggctataaagcgagactctgtctcaaaaaaaaaaaaagaaaaaaaggaaagtttgctgacctctgaatTCTAAGTGAATGACTTTTggtgtctttaaaagaaaaactgtagaTTGATTATTTCAAGGTTTGAGTATATattacatgtttaaaaatacagatcAATTGAGAGGCAATGAAAGTATGATAGTTAAGAGCATAGGGTCTGTTGCTAGCTTTTTGGCACTGGGCAAATGCTATAAAGTAGTGATAGTAATAGAGTAACTCATGGAATTGTTATCATAACTACATGATATAATCTGGATCAAATGCCTAGCAGAGAGCTGATGCTGCTTAAATGCTGGCTATTATTACATGAAGGCATTTTCACCCCTTATTATGGTTTATGGGCGGTTTTTAGGAGATACTGCCATCTGGTGGGTGAATTACATGCTTTAGGAGTCAGGATTTCTGCGTTCCAATCTTGTTACCCCATCCCccattctgcctcagtttctctgtgaGCTATATGAAGATAAACATCTCAAATTTGCCCCTATCCTGGGAGGGGTGGGTTTAGAGGGGAGAGCGCTCTGAGCCCTAGAGGGTGACTGGGTGTGATCATCAGGCCTCAGAGTTAGAGCTGTGGAAGGGCCCGGGCCGTGGCTTTTGGGAATTTGCTGGTTCAGGGTATGGAGCTGAAGGTCACAGGCAGATGAGTTAATGTGGGTGCAGCTGATTGCTGAGTATGCACCCCACCATGTCCCAGTCAGAGCTCCAGTTGTTAAAGGGCTGTCATTCAGTTATGACAGGCTTAATCCCTCAGAGGCCAAGGCATTGCCTCGTTCCCTCCAGTGCTCAGGAGCCGTGTCAGAAGGGAGGGCTCTGGTTTTTGGCCTAGGGTGGAGCTCTGCAAGGGGAGTTCCTGCAGGGGGAGGAGTTGACATTTTCTTTGCTGAGTGGCTTATCTGAATTCCTCCTATCTTTTTCATGCCCAGGATAGAGGTTTTTCCAAGGGCTTGGAACCTGCCTAAGAGGAAAGGGGCCTTGATGTTTTCTCTATGAGGTTAAGAAACAGAGTTTACATTTCTCCATATCTAAGGTTACTACATGGTTGGTGCTATCCTTATACTTCCCTGAGGTGATGGGAGGAAATATAGAGggatatgtgtgcgtgtgtgtgtgtgtgcgtgtgtgtatgcatgcaacagagacagacaggtACCTAGCAACACTTCCCTTTCCCTGATGCTTCTCCTTGCCCCTGTCCATGTGGCTTTCGTAGCTTCCAGTTTTCAGTTCTTGGACGTCTGTCTATTTAAAGCCAGATTTATGCAGCTATTTGGTCAATGCCTAAATGCaggttttccttaatttttttttaagtattttcttagAAAGCCCATCTACTTGTGGCATTGACCCCCAAACAGATAGATACCACATCTTTTTCTCTAGTATTGTCCTATTTCCACAGCTTTTGACTTTCCACCTGCTTCCTGTAGCCTCTATGTAGAAGTTCCGCCAGCACCTCAACTGAATGAGCTAATGCTGAAATAATCAACTGCAATCCCAAACCAGCCCTCCCCTTGAACTCTCTCTCTAATGGTGTCTCTGTCCTTGCAGTCACCCAGAGCTTGAAAGCTCTGAGTCATCTTTGATTCTTCCCTGTCTTTATCTTCCACTGCCCATCGGTTGCCAGGTCACCTGGACCCTGCCTCTGTGCTGGGTGTCTGAAAtctgtctcctctttcttttgcCGCTGTTACTATTCTAGCCCAGGTCTTATTACCTCTTGTCTGGCCCATTGCCTCCTAACTAGCTGACCTATCTCTagtcttctaattttatttatcctcCACTCTGAGGCTGGGTGAGTGATCTTTTGAGTTTTCATCATCACACTTCCCTGATGAAAAAGATGTCAGTGGCTTCCTCTTGTCCACTGCATAAAAATGTCAActgtgctgggcgcagtggctcacacctgtaatcccagcactttgggaggccaaggtgagaggatcacttgaggccagaagtttgagaccagcctggacaaccaacaggctgcatgcctgtagtcgcagctactcagaaggctgaggtgggagaatcacttgagcccaggagttcaaggctgtagtgagtcatgattgcaccactgcactccagcctgagtgacagagcgagaccctgtctctaaaaagttaGAGGAAAAAAGTCAGATCTTATCATGGCATTTAAAGCCACCAGCCATCTGGCTCCTGGTCGTTCCTGCCTCATATTCCTCTACTCCCCTTAGTTAAGCTTCTCGCCATCCACTGTGGGTCAGTACTACCCTCCTTCAAAGGCTAGCTCAGTTGCTACTTTCTCTGATCATTCCTACCTTCCTTTTCCAAGCTCCCTCCTCTTATCCTAGCCAGAACTAACCCCTCCCTCCTCTGAACTCTTCTGGTTGTTTCTTCCACTTATATGGCGATGACCATATTTGCCTTTGTTTTAACTTTTGTGTGCCATGTCTAATCTCTCTACCAGACCAGCAGTGCCTTTGGGTCAGGCCTCCTGTTCCCCTTGGGATTCCCAGAGCGGCAGCACAGCACAGCATTGCTCATTGCAGGGAGGATGTCTGTTGGAGTCTGTGCCTTCAGGGTCATCTGGGATTGTTTCCCAAGGGGCTTTGCCCTAGGCCTGTCTGGATGACAGTGCAGACTGTAATAGGCCCTGCTCCATGTGGCACAGGAACTCAGCACATCGTGGGCATTGGCAGCTCCAGGGGCTCTGATCTCGTCACGCCTGCTGAGATTATGCCTTCTCCTTTTTTGCTCCAGCATTCAAGCTGGGCATGCTCCGTAACACCAATAATTACAGTCCTTTCTGCAAAATTGTTTCCACTAGCACCAGCACGTGGATCAGAGTCCCTGCTCCTGCATCGCTAACTCCACTGTGAAGTCTGCTTGTTCAAGTGGGGAAACGAAACGTCTTTACACATAAATTTCCCTGGTGCAAACCCAGGCCCCAAATGGTGCCTGTGGTTTAGTGGAAAGATCAGTGGACTtgggccatgtgtggtggtgcatgcctgtggtcccagctactcaggaggctgaagcacgaaatcgcttgaacccgggaggcggaggttgcagtgagctgagatggcgctactacactgcagcctgggcaacagagtgagactctgcaaaacaaaaaaaaacaaaacaaaacaaaaatcagtggaCCTGGAAGGAGAAGAATGGTTTAAGCCTTGactctttggttttctttgtcttacttttctttgtttttgtttttgtttttgtttttgagatagggtctcactctgtcacccaggctggagtgcagtggcatgatcttattggctcactgcaacgtctgcctcctggactcaagtgttccttccacctcagcctcctgagtagctgggactacagttgtctgccaccacacctggataatttttgtattttttgtagagacggggtttcactatgttgcccaggctgatcttgaactcctaaactcaagggatcctcccgcctcagcctcccaaagtgccaatattacaggcatgaaccaccatgcccagcctgagctTTAGGCATTTTACAGCATAGAAATGAagttataatgaaataatatgggccaggtgcggtggctcacgactgtaatcccagcactttgggaggccgagacgggcggatcacctgaggtcaggagttcaagatcagcctgaccaatatgatgaaatcccgtctctactaaaactacaaaaattagctgggcgtggtggcgtgtgccctatactcccagctactctggaggctgaggcaggagaatcgcttgaacccaggaggcagaggttgcagtgagccaagattacaccattgtactccaacctgggcaacaagagtgaaacttcaccaaa includes:
- the CLSTN3 gene encoding calsyntenin-3 gives rise to the protein MTLLLLPLLLASLLASCSCNKANKHKPWIEAEYQGIVMENDNTVLLNPPLFALDKDAPLRYAGEICGFRLHGSGVPFEAVILDKATGEGLIRAKEPVDCEAQKEHTFTIQAYDCGEGPDGTNTKKSHKATVHVRVNDVNEFAPVFVERLYRAAVTEGKLYDRILRVEAIDGDCSPQYSQICYYEILTPNTPFLIDNDGNIENTEKLQYSGERLYKFTVTAYDCGKKRAADDAEVEIQVKPTCKPSWQGWNKRIEYAPGAGSLALFPGIRLETCDEPLWNIQATIELQTSHVAKGCDRDNYSERALRKLCGAATGEVDLLPMPGPNANWTAGLSVHYSQDSSLIYWFNGTQAVQVPLGGPSGLGSGPQDNLSDHFTLSFWMKHGVTPNKGKKEEETIVCNTVQNEDGFSHYSLTVHGCRIAFLYWPLLESARPVKFLWKLEQVCDDEWHHYALNLEFPTVTLYTDGISFDPALIHDNGLIHPPRREPALMIGACWTEEKNKEKEKGDNSTDITQGDPLPIHHYFHGYLAGFSVRSGRLESREVIECLYACREGLDYRDFESLGKGMKVHVNPSQSLLTLEGDDVETFNHALQHVAYMNTLRFATPGVRPLRLTTAVKCFSEESCVSIPEVEGYVVVLQPDAPQILLSGTAHFARPAVDFEGMEGVPLFPDLQITCSISHQVEAKKDESWQGTVTDTRMSDEIVHNLDGCEISLVGDDLDPERESLLLDTTSVQQRGLELTNTSAYLTIAGVESITVYEEILRQARYRLRHGAALYARKFRLSCSEMNGRYSSNEFIVEVNVLHSMNRVAHPSHVLSSQQFLHRGHQPPPEMAGHSLASSHRNSMIPSAATLIIVVCVGFLVLMVVLGLVRIHSLHRRVSGAGGPPGASSDPKDPDLFWDDSALTIIVNPMESYQNRQACVAGAAGGQQEDEDSSDSEVADSPSSDERRIIETPPHRY